One segment of Halalkalicoccus tibetensis DNA contains the following:
- a CDS encoding 4Fe-4S dicluster domain-containing protein — MSTNEPTEARLSNGVMSTGEGMRIFPDVEACIDCGGCVVACKRTWDVEISNQRIDITTMLEGHEADEGFNGHQTRAIDEGANPGETHLPMQCYHCENAPCVSVCPTDALQKKDNEFVEVVDDLCIGCQYCLSGCPFGAPQFPESEDGLNAVVGSGGVMDKCTGCEERQDAGQGPACAEECATNAILVGSSGQIADELEKRDSGAFFNETAMEIIFGDDARMFDQ, encoded by the coding sequence ATGTCAACGAACGAACCGACGGAAGCGAGACTCAGCAACGGCGTGATGAGCACCGGCGAGGGGATGCGGATCTTCCCCGACGTCGAGGCCTGTATCGACTGTGGCGGCTGCGTGGTCGCCTGCAAACGCACCTGGGACGTCGAGATCAGCAACCAGCGCATCGACATCACGACGATGCTCGAGGGCCACGAGGCCGACGAGGGGTTCAACGGCCACCAGACCCGGGCGATCGACGAGGGCGCGAACCCGGGCGAGACCCACCTCCCGATGCAGTGTTATCACTGCGAGAACGCCCCCTGTGTCTCGGTCTGCCCGACCGACGCCCTCCAGAAGAAGGACAACGAGTTCGTCGAGGTCGTCGACGACCTCTGTATCGGCTGTCAGTACTGCCTTTCCGGATGCCCGTTCGGCGCGCCCCAGTTCCCCGAGAGCGAGGACGGCCTCAACGCCGTCGTCGGCTCGGGTGGCGTGATGGACAAGTGTACCGGCTGTGAGGAGCGCCAGGACGCCGGCCAGGGACCGGCCTGTGCCGAGGAGTGTGCGACCAACGCGATCCTCGTCGGCTCGTCGGGCCAGATCGCCGACGAGCTCGAGAAGCGCGACAGCGGCGCGTTCTTCAACGAGACGGCGATGGAGATCATCTTCGGCGACGACGCGAGGATGTTCGACCAATGA
- a CDS encoding arsinothricin resistance N-acetyltransferase ArsN1 family B produces MSLTLRPATADDAAAIRRIYAPFVEDSIVSFETHPPTATEVGTRIAKKTERYPWLVCESEEVVGYAYAGAHRDRDAYRWSVDVSVYVDPDHHRRGIARALYAALFELLEEQGFFNAYAGIALPNDASTTFHESTGFEPVGTYHDVGHKDGEWHDVRWYQRALDDRPADPEPPTPYPAIAGATVDGAVETGASLLEG; encoded by the coding sequence ATGTCGCTCACGCTGCGGCCCGCGACCGCCGACGACGCGGCCGCGATCCGCCGTATCTACGCCCCGTTCGTCGAGGACTCGATCGTCTCCTTCGAGACCCACCCGCCGACCGCCACCGAGGTCGGGACCCGGATCGCGAAGAAAACCGAACGCTACCCGTGGCTCGTCTGCGAGTCCGAGGAGGTCGTCGGCTACGCCTACGCCGGCGCCCACAGGGATCGTGACGCCTACCGCTGGTCGGTCGACGTCTCCGTCTACGTCGACCCCGATCACCACCGTCGGGGGATCGCACGCGCGCTCTACGCCGCGCTGTTCGAGCTGTTGGAGGAGCAGGGCTTTTTCAACGCCTACGCCGGGATCGCGCTGCCCAACGACGCGAGCACCACCTTTCACGAGTCGACCGGGTTCGAGCCGGTCGGCACCTATCACGACGTGGGTCACAAGGACGGCGAGTGGCACGACGTCCGGTGGTATCAGCGGGCGCTCGACGACCGGCCGGCCGACCCGGAGCCGCCGACCCCGTACCCGGCGATCGCGGGCGCTACCGTCGACGGCGCGGTCGAGACCGGCGCGTCACTCCTCGAGGGCTGA
- a CDS encoding BtpA/SgcQ family protein — protein MHLDAIGVERPIVGMVHLAALPGAPKHDGDFEAVREAAVRDARRLEAGGVDALMVENFGDAPFYPDDVPKHVVASMTRVATELREAVDLPLGINVLRNDAAAALSVASATGAEFVRVNVHVGARVTDQGIVEGRAHETMRLREALESDVAVLADVDVKHSAPLAERAPDEPDGEEVAEAIGRGLADGLVVSGAGTGHAVAGDRLSATVAARDERGLDAPVFVGSGVTAETVGDVLTVADGAIVGTALKEGAETTASVDEKRVRELVAAADEVR, from the coding sequence ATGCACCTCGACGCGATCGGTGTCGAGAGGCCGATCGTCGGCATGGTCCACCTCGCCGCGCTCCCCGGCGCGCCGAAACACGACGGCGACTTCGAGGCGGTCCGCGAGGCCGCCGTACGCGACGCGCGCCGGCTCGAGGCGGGCGGGGTCGACGCCCTGATGGTCGAGAACTTCGGGGACGCGCCCTTCTACCCCGACGACGTGCCCAAACACGTCGTCGCGTCGATGACCCGGGTGGCGACCGAGCTCCGCGAGGCCGTCGACCTCCCGCTGGGGATCAACGTCCTGCGAAACGACGCCGCGGCCGCCCTCTCGGTCGCGAGCGCGACCGGTGCCGAGTTCGTCCGGGTGAACGTCCACGTCGGCGCGCGGGTGACCGACCAGGGGATCGTCGAGGGTCGGGCTCACGAGACCATGCGCCTGCGCGAGGCGCTCGAGAGCGACGTCGCCGTCCTCGCCGACGTCGACGTGAAACACTCCGCGCCGCTCGCTGAGCGCGCACCCGACGAGCCTGACGGAGAGGAGGTGGCCGAGGCGATCGGGCGCGGGCTCGCCGACGGGCTCGTCGTCAGCGGCGCCGGCACGGGCCACGCCGTCGCCGGCGACCGCCTCTCGGCGACGGTGGCGGCCCGCGACGAGCGGGGGCTGGACGCGCCGGTGTTCGTCGGCAGCGGGGTCACCGCCGAAACGGTCGGCGACGTGCTCACGGTGGCGGACGGGGCCATCGTCGGCACCGCGCTCAAGGAGGGTGCCGAGACGACCGCGTCCGTGGACGAAAAGCGGGTCCGGGAGCTCGTGGCTGCCGCCGACGAGGTCCGCTAG
- a CDS encoding MBL fold metallo-hydrolase — protein sequence MDIEFLGGAGEIGRSAVLIDGSLLIDFGMSTDNPPRLPLDCEPDAVVVSHGHLDHAGAVPALLSGEARPPVHWTPPTGELATTLARDTLKLHGGSYRCPFTETDVARLTQVSETHGYGEPFEAAGYEVTLYNAGHIPGSAHVLISDGESRLLYTGDFHTDSQRLVPATTARPEADLVICESTYSDVEHDPRSEVEERFAESVRTTLWEGGTVVVPAFAIGRTQELLLVCAEYDIPCYVDGMGKGVTRMLRRHPGFVRDPAALKRATSHARFVTGRDGQRKRIAEQNAAIVTTSGMLSGGPAMTYIPEIRGSPVNKIAMTGYQVEGTPGRELLDTGSAEIDGRVMPVAARVESYDFSAHADREGLLSFLSSYEETPILVNHGDRCGAFAEELREGGYEASAPELGEDVTVPSSRRGQR from the coding sequence ATGGACATCGAGTTCCTCGGCGGCGCCGGGGAGATCGGGCGCAGCGCGGTTCTCATCGACGGGTCGCTGCTCATAGATTTCGGGATGAGCACCGACAACCCGCCGCGCCTGCCGCTCGACTGCGAGCCCGACGCCGTGGTCGTCTCCCACGGGCACCTCGATCACGCCGGGGCGGTGCCCGCGCTGCTCTCCGGCGAGGCACGCCCGCCAGTTCACTGGACACCCCCTACGGGGGAGCTCGCGACGACGCTCGCCCGCGACACCCTGAAGCTCCACGGGGGCTCCTACCGTTGTCCGTTCACCGAGACCGACGTCGCGCGGCTCACCCAGGTCTCGGAGACCCACGGCTACGGCGAGCCCTTCGAGGCCGCCGGCTACGAGGTCACCCTCTACAATGCGGGCCACATCCCCGGCAGCGCGCACGTCCTGATCAGCGACGGCGAGAGCCGGCTGCTCTACACCGGCGACTTCCACACCGACTCCCAACGGCTGGTCCCGGCCACGACCGCCCGGCCCGAGGCCGACCTCGTGATCTGCGAGAGCACCTACTCGGACGTCGAACACGATCCGCGCTCGGAGGTCGAGGAACGGTTCGCCGAGAGCGTCCGGACGACCCTCTGGGAGGGCGGCACCGTCGTCGTCCCCGCGTTCGCCATCGGACGGACACAGGAGCTGCTGCTGGTCTGTGCGGAGTACGACATCCCCTGTTACGTCGACGGGATGGGCAAAGGGGTGACGCGGATGCTGCGACGGCACCCGGGGTTCGTCCGGGACCCCGCGGCGCTCAAACGCGCGACCTCCCACGCCCGGTTCGTCACCGGCCGGGACGGCCAGCGGAAACGGATCGCCGAGCAGAACGCGGCGATCGTCACCACCAGCGGGATGCTGTCTGGGGGCCCGGCGATGACGTACATCCCCGAGATCAGGGGGAGCCCGGTCAACAAGATCGCGATGACGGGCTACCAGGTCGAGGGCACGCCCGGCCGCGAGCTGCTCGATACCGGCAGCGCGGAGATAGACGGCAGAGTGATGCCGGTCGCCGCGCGCGTCGAGTCCTACGACTTCTCGGCACATGCCGACCGCGAGGGGCTGCTATCGTTCCTCTCGAGCTACGAGGAGACGCCGATACTGGTGAACCACGGCGATCGGTGTGGGGCGTTCGCGGAGGAGCTTCGAGAAGGGGGGTACGAGGCGAGCGCGCCGGAGCTCGGCGAAGACGTCACAGTACCGTCGTCCAGGCGAGGGCAGCGATGA
- a CDS encoding formate dehydrogenase subunit alpha — MSAEPVSLDLDRRSFLKASALAGAVALGGGAAGQTLAQDEEEEKPGTGPDAEMSKTICNYCAVGCGFKGVKDGDSFVAMEPWHENPINNGSLCSKGAGILETEHSDRRLKRPMRRVDGEWETITWNEAYDEIQEKYEEIQEEYTPESIMMLGSAHHANEEAYAFRKMAAFMGTNNCDHQARICHSPTVAGLANTWGYGAMTNTINDYRNFDLNVIVGQNPAEAHPIAMQHILEGQARGGTIVSIDPRYTKTSSHADHYYRNRPGTDVALMFGLINYLDENDALDEEMIEGRVNGWPDVESEYEQYDLETVSEITWIDVEDLEEIGDMIIENAPNVQIEWAMGGTQHNNGTQNIRSYALLSLASGSAARSGGGLQVMRGHANVQGATDMGVDSTYLPAYYSVSAPGSWAHWANVWTESPWTDGETSFADLYQRFDLMPEDLWEHQGGGEGVAELAEDEAETADDTGEELIEEQEQGREDTIGTGADQPIGDAEDEQFIDERSMMFQDGLSVSRWYEAALPQEERLHESEIYQPDPLKMCFFWGHSANSISEMDKMKKAMEALDLLVVVDVFPAVAGTLADAEADNVLLLPASSQYEHYRSLTNTHRSVQWSEPVSPPAHDSKPDMQIIQELASRFGFGEHFNWGSGQELYNGKTTYEDALREINLGARTIGYQQSPERLQQHLEYDDEFSTETLRADSEGTPVSGDFWSLPWPCWGDEHPGTPIIWRDDMDPREGGHDFRADWGTSTPFPEEWEDLGIEKEYPLPETVEQEGEEGLDMLRDAYEPDWHDEEIIGVPQYPAFTTHLPEDPSNPTELSLPYEYALDPDSSIYDAAVAMNEELGHEHDLEFYEQFDNAQPDPPTGRGRARGVAWNFLDTVPVHREPIQSPEPELAEQWPANGQQRNFFRLDQNNAATQQVATQAAYDEGMDVILTSGRQVEHQGGGAETRNNVYTADRQPHMYAEIHPDLAEELDLVGGEDHVIITSADADKGSILVKAKVTYRPQGDDEVFLPYHWGGMAHGKDMSDNYPDGTQPMAIGDSANFVTPSGFDVETQMQETKAGLVRVEKATEERIEEYDMEFIDEYPQDEAGIGRSYQWDVRNHDMQATGDD; from the coding sequence ATGAGCGCGGAACCGGTTTCGCTGGATCTGGATCGTCGTTCGTTCCTGAAGGCGAGCGCGCTGGCGGGCGCGGTCGCGCTCGGCGGGGGTGCGGCGGGCCAGACGCTGGCCCAGGACGAGGAGGAGGAGAAGCCCGGAACCGGGCCGGACGCCGAGATGTCGAAGACGATCTGTAACTACTGTGCGGTCGGCTGTGGGTTCAAGGGAGTCAAGGACGGCGATAGCTTCGTCGCGATGGAGCCCTGGCACGAGAACCCGATCAACAACGGCTCGCTCTGCTCGAAGGGCGCGGGCATCCTCGAGACCGAGCACTCCGATCGCCGGCTGAAACGGCCGATGCGCCGGGTCGACGGCGAGTGGGAGACGATCACCTGGAACGAGGCCTACGACGAGATCCAGGAGAAGTACGAGGAGATCCAGGAGGAGTACACCCCCGAGAGCATCATGATGCTCGGGAGCGCCCACCACGCAAACGAGGAGGCCTACGCGTTCCGGAAGATGGCGGCGTTCATGGGGACGAACAACTGCGACCACCAGGCGCGGATCTGTCACTCCCCGACGGTCGCGGGCCTCGCGAACACGTGGGGCTACGGGGCGATGACGAACACGATCAACGACTACCGCAACTTCGATCTGAACGTCATCGTCGGGCAGAACCCCGCGGAGGCCCACCCGATCGCGATGCAGCACATCCTCGAGGGCCAGGCGCGGGGCGGGACGATCGTCTCGATCGACCCCCGGTACACGAAGACCTCCTCGCACGCCGACCACTACTACCGCAACCGCCCCGGGACGGACGTCGCGTTGATGTTCGGGCTGATCAACTACCTCGACGAGAACGACGCCCTCGACGAGGAGATGATCGAGGGGCGGGTCAACGGCTGGCCCGACGTCGAGAGCGAGTACGAGCAGTACGACCTCGAGACCGTCTCGGAGATCACCTGGATCGACGTCGAGGACCTCGAGGAGATCGGCGACATGATCATCGAGAACGCCCCGAACGTCCAGATCGAGTGGGCAATGGGTGGCACCCAGCACAACAACGGCACCCAGAACATCCGCTCGTACGCGCTGCTCAGCCTGGCGTCGGGCAGCGCCGCCCGCAGCGGCGGCGGTCTGCAGGTGATGCGCGGACACGCCAACGTCCAGGGCGCGACCGACATGGGCGTCGACAGCACCTACCTGCCGGCGTACTACTCGGTGTCGGCACCGGGCTCGTGGGCCCACTGGGCGAACGTCTGGACCGAGAGTCCCTGGACCGACGGCGAGACCTCCTTCGCGGACCTCTACCAGCGCTTCGACCTGATGCCCGAGGACCTCTGGGAGCACCAGGGTGGCGGCGAGGGCGTCGCAGAGCTCGCCGAGGACGAGGCCGAGACCGCCGACGACACCGGTGAGGAGCTGATCGAGGAGCAGGAGCAGGGCCGCGAGGACACCATCGGAACCGGTGCGGACCAGCCCATCGGCGACGCCGAGGACGAGCAGTTCATCGACGAACGCTCGATGATGTTCCAGGACGGCCTCTCGGTCTCGCGCTGGTACGAGGCGGCGCTCCCCCAGGAAGAGCGCCTCCACGAGTCGGAGATCTACCAGCCCGACCCCCTGAAGATGTGTTTCTTCTGGGGGCACTCCGCGAACTCCATCAGCGAGATGGACAAGATGAAGAAGGCGATGGAGGCGCTCGACCTGCTGGTCGTCGTCGACGTCTTCCCCGCGGTCGCGGGCACGCTCGCGGACGCCGAGGCCGACAACGTCCTCCTGCTGCCGGCCTCGAGCCAGTACGAGCACTACCGCTCGCTGACCAACACCCACCGCTCGGTGCAGTGGAGCGAGCCCGTCTCGCCGCCGGCCCACGACTCCAAGCCCGACATGCAGATCATCCAGGAGCTCGCCAGTCGCTTCGGCTTCGGCGAGCATTTCAACTGGGGCTCGGGCCAGGAGCTCTACAACGGCAAGACCACCTACGAGGACGCGCTGCGGGAGATCAACCTCGGGGCCCGGACGATCGGCTACCAGCAGAGCCCCGAACGCCTCCAGCAGCACCTCGAGTACGACGACGAGTTCAGCACCGAGACGCTGCGGGCGGACTCCGAGGGCACGCCGGTCTCGGGGGACTTCTGGTCGCTGCCGTGGCCCTGCTGGGGCGACGAACACCCCGGGACGCCGATCATCTGGCGCGACGACATGGACCCCCGCGAGGGCGGCCACGACTTCCGGGCCGACTGGGGGACGAGCACCCCCTTCCCCGAGGAGTGGGAGGACCTGGGCATCGAGAAGGAGTACCCGCTTCCCGAGACCGTCGAACAGGAGGGCGAGGAGGGTCTGGACATGCTCCGGGACGCCTACGAGCCCGACTGGCACGACGAGGAGATCATCGGCGTGCCCCAGTACCCCGCGTTCACGACCCACCTGCCCGAGGACCCCTCGAACCCGACCGAGCTCTCGTTGCCCTACGAGTACGCGCTCGACCCCGACTCCTCGATCTACGACGCCGCGGTGGCGATGAACGAGGAGCTGGGCCACGAGCACGACCTCGAGTTCTACGAGCAGTTCGACAACGCCCAGCCCGACCCGCCGACGGGACGCGGCCGGGCCCGCGGGGTGGCGTGGAACTTCCTCGACACCGTGCCGGTCCATCGGGAGCCGATCCAGAGCCCCGAACCGGAGCTCGCGGAGCAGTGGCCCGCCAACGGCCAGCAGCGCAACTTCTTCCGGCTCGACCAGAACAACGCCGCGACCCAGCAGGTCGCCACCCAGGCGGCCTACGACGAGGGGATGGACGTCATCCTCACCTCGGGCCGGCAGGTCGAACACCAGGGCGGCGGCGCCGAGACGCGCAACAACGTCTACACGGCCGACCGCCAGCCCCACATGTACGCCGAGATCCACCCCGACCTGGCCGAGGAGCTCGATCTGGTCGGCGGCGAGGACCACGTGATCATCACCTCGGCCGACGCCGACAAGGGCTCGATCCTGGTGAAGGCGAAGGTGACCTACCGACCGCAGGGCGACGACGAGGTGTTCCTCCCCTACCACTGGGGCGGGATGGCCCACGGCAAGGACATGAGCGACAACTACCCGGACGGGACCCAGCCGATGGCGATCGGCGACAGCGCGAACTTCGTCACGCCGAGCGGGTTCGACGTCGAGACCCAGATGCAGGAGACGAAGGCGGGGCTCGTCCGGGTCGAGAAGGCGACCGAGGAGCGCATCGAGGAGTACGACATGGAGTTCATCGACGAGTACCCACAGGACGAGGCCGGCATCGGTCGCTCCTACCAGTGGGACGTGCGAAACCACGACATGCAAGCGACGGGGGACGACTAA
- a CDS encoding cytochrome b/b6 domain-containing protein, with protein sequence MTNLDHGKFSRVTTMFHSLLALTVFLLFFTGYAVAFNAELWWLVELMGGNQGVLAVHRIAGFALIFLTAFWVLYMLLRMGGSVGITAVLPNLADIQAFVQDVKFAFGMVDERHPNARQFAGYSADEIPLISYIGKGVIAIFTVELILLMVSGLLIWQQSVLIDFYNSQSVVTAFVGFHGLLGVIMMMGVMFHTFEHGFHPAFYPVEMKAFLPKADTPEFHGEAEGESVTGIERLRLKPSWGWVTNVMGVLTLIGIVSVLIASMDYGGYPISETLVFDEGSLLRTVGVNIGILVLFVGLFLSMYGNVLRARYMRQIEREDRRAAATDGGEPSDAR encoded by the coding sequence ATGACCAACCTCGACCACGGGAAGTTCTCCCGCGTGACGACGATGTTCCACTCGCTGCTCGCGCTGACGGTGTTTCTCCTCTTCTTCACGGGCTACGCCGTCGCGTTCAACGCCGAGCTGTGGTGGCTCGTCGAGCTCATGGGCGGCAACCAGGGCGTGCTCGCGGTCCACCGGATCGCCGGCTTCGCGCTGATCTTCCTGACCGCCTTCTGGGTGCTCTACATGCTGCTTCGGATGGGTGGCTCGGTGGGCATCACCGCGGTGCTCCCGAACCTCGCCGACATCCAGGCGTTCGTTCAGGACGTGAAGTTCGCCTTCGGGATGGTCGACGAGCGCCACCCCAACGCCCGCCAGTTCGCGGGCTACTCGGCCGACGAGATCCCGCTGATCTCCTACATCGGCAAGGGCGTCATCGCGATCTTCACCGTCGAGCTCATCCTGCTGATGGTCTCCGGGCTACTGATCTGGCAGCAGTCGGTGCTGATCGACTTCTACAACTCCCAGTCGGTCGTCACCGCCTTCGTCGGCTTCCACGGCCTGCTGGGCGTGATCATGATGATGGGTGTGATGTTCCACACGTTCGAGCACGGCTTCCACCCCGCGTTCTACCCGGTCGAGATGAAGGCGTTCCTGCCGAAGGCCGACACCCCCGAGTTCCACGGCGAGGCCGAGGGCGAGTCGGTGACCGGCATCGAGCGCCTCCGACTTAAACCCAGCTGGGGCTGGGTGACGAACGTGATGGGCGTACTGACGCTGATCGGGATCGTCAGCGTATTGATCGCGAGCATGGACTACGGCGGCTACCCGATCAGCGAGACGCTGGTGTTCGACGAGGGCAGCCTGCTCCGGACCGTCGGCGTGAATATCGGCATCCTCGTGCTGTTCGTCGGGCTGTTCCTCTCGATGTACGGCAACGTCCTCCGGGCGCGATACATGCGCCAGATCGAACGGGAGGACCGACGCGCGGCCGCGACCGACGGCGGCGAGCCGAGCGACGCGAGGTGA
- a CDS encoding DUF5807 family protein: MSRLEEFLAGERHEDVAIYLAEDVVDDLGKLADYGEEVEDGIVLVVPGESGRNAFSKVAGKDAMGFAKEAMGEEGEIETDLAGGTCPACGSAEFRFTFAFSEEQNEEVGGRYAEGDVIHAYAQCSCGTAFSDRWVVGERDADGSD; encoded by the coding sequence GTGAGCCGGCTCGAGGAGTTCCTGGCGGGCGAGCGCCACGAGGACGTCGCGATCTACCTCGCCGAGGACGTCGTCGACGACCTGGGCAAGCTCGCCGACTACGGCGAGGAGGTCGAGGACGGGATCGTGCTCGTCGTTCCCGGCGAGAGCGGGCGAAACGCCTTCTCGAAAGTCGCCGGGAAGGACGCGATGGGCTTCGCGAAGGAGGCCATGGGCGAGGAAGGGGAGATCGAGACCGACCTCGCCGGAGGGACCTGCCCCGCCTGCGGGAGCGCGGAGTTCCGCTTCACCTTCGCCTTCTCCGAGGAGCAGAACGAGGAGGTCGGCGGCCGGTACGCCGAGGGCGACGTGATCCACGCCTACGCCCAGTGCTCGTGTGGCACCGCCTTCTCGGATCGCTGGGTCGTCGGCGAGCGCGACGCGGACGGTTCCGACTGA
- a CDS encoding 30S ribosomal protein S6e encodes MADFKVVVSDPETGATYQRDVDGQDANRFLGRDLGEEVDGDSVGLSGYSLELTGGSDRAGRPLRDDVSGPNLKQVLLTGGTGYKPQHDGERKRVTVRGREISEEVVQINAKISAYGDGSVEDAFGEGGEDADDE; translated from the coding sequence ATGGCAGACTTCAAGGTCGTCGTCTCGGACCCCGAAACGGGTGCGACCTACCAGCGCGACGTGGACGGACAGGACGCGAACCGGTTCCTCGGCCGCGACCTCGGCGAGGAGGTCGACGGGGACTCGGTGGGCCTCTCGGGCTACTCGCTCGAGCTCACCGGCGGCTCGGACAGGGCGGGTCGTCCGCTCCGCGACGACGTCTCGGGCCCGAACCTCAAGCAGGTCCTGCTCACGGGCGGCACCGGCTACAAGCCCCAGCACGACGGCGAGCGAAAGCGCGTCACCGTCCGCGGTCGCGAGATCAGCGAGGAGGTCGTCCAGATCAACGCCAAGATCTCGGCCTACGGCGACGGAAGCGTCGAGGACGCGTTCGGCGAGGGCGGCGAGGACGCCGACGACGAGTAA